A single region of the Nitrosomonas sp. Is79A3 genome encodes:
- a CDS encoding alkaline phosphatase D family protein, with amino-acid sequence MKIQTPTIGPIIGYTTPNQTRIFLRGMDERQGTEFRRCFGVVRWRAAGLEAWSKPVFNKLSPNFDMTGVFVLNGLSPSTKYEYQAGWFYADSELEMVQILDDRQLEWPDQIDGFQMSFRTSTSDTNVARSYVVGSCRYLLRLFGGAWFDDRGDKVFRTILQQIEQELHIDALLMIGDQIYADDLNFVSPDTRLDQFLERYRNVFSQENICKLMAQVPTYMILDDHEIEDNWPSKATKRDWVTLYPHAIHAYQIYQCSHSPLFSAREDGRIDGTLSRFWYQFSDGCADWFVMDSRTERKLSKSGERMISEVQMAGLLDWLNDGSGRVKFVVTSVPVFPDLSAESEDAKDKWGAFPMQRQAILEHIYNNKIRKVVFVSGDVHCSFTSQLTLESNPDFSIHSIISSSFFWPYPHMTKSDFLFGEKLLGMDRHYTSELTSPVYTTDNFARIDADLSEVRVTFYERKGTQLGEAIRLPLK; translated from the coding sequence ATGAAAATTCAAACGCCCACGATTGGGCCGATCATCGGATACACCACGCCCAATCAAACGAGGATATTCTTACGTGGCATGGATGAGCGTCAAGGCACTGAATTCCGGCGCTGTTTCGGTGTAGTGAGATGGCGGGCGGCGGGCTTGGAGGCTTGGTCCAAACCGGTATTTAACAAGCTTTCGCCTAACTTTGACATGACCGGTGTTTTCGTGCTGAATGGATTGTCCCCGAGCACGAAATATGAGTATCAGGCAGGTTGGTTCTATGCTGATTCCGAGTTGGAGATGGTTCAGATTCTCGACGACAGACAACTCGAATGGCCGGATCAAATTGATGGTTTCCAAATGAGTTTTAGAACCAGCACTTCGGACACCAATGTTGCGCGATCCTATGTGGTCGGCTCCTGCCGTTACCTCTTGCGTCTCTTTGGCGGCGCATGGTTTGACGATCGTGGCGATAAGGTGTTTCGTACTATTTTGCAACAAATCGAGCAAGAGTTGCATATCGATGCCTTGCTGATGATCGGTGATCAGATTTACGCTGACGACCTCAATTTTGTTTCGCCGGACACTCGTCTGGATCAATTTCTCGAGCGCTACCGCAATGTTTTCTCGCAAGAGAATATTTGCAAACTGATGGCGCAAGTGCCAACCTATATGATTCTTGACGATCACGAAATAGAGGACAATTGGCCCTCCAAAGCGACGAAGCGAGATTGGGTAACCCTGTATCCCCATGCTATTCACGCCTATCAAATTTATCAGTGCAGCCATAGTCCACTTTTTTCTGCACGCGAAGATGGCCGCATTGACGGTACGCTTTCGCGTTTCTGGTACCAATTCTCGGACGGATGCGCAGATTGGTTCGTAATGGATTCCCGCACTGAGCGAAAGCTATCGAAATCTGGCGAGAGAATGATCAGCGAAGTGCAAATGGCGGGATTGTTGGACTGGCTTAACGACGGCTCTGGCCGAGTTAAGTTCGTTGTTACGTCTGTTCCGGTTTTTCCGGACCTGAGTGCGGAAAGTGAGGATGCCAAGGACAAATGGGGCGCCTTCCCGATGCAACGGCAAGCCATCCTTGAACACATCTATAACAATAAGATTCGCAAAGTGGTGTTCGTGTCAGGTGACGTCCATTGCTCCTTCACCAGCCAGCTTACCCTGGAATCAAACCCTGATTTTTCTATCCACTCGATCATCTCTTCATCGTTTTTCTGGCCTTATCCGCATATGACAAAGAGCGATTTCTTGTTTGGTGAAAAATTACTTGGCATGGATCGGCACTACACGAGTGAGTTGACGTCACCGGTATATACTACGGATAACTTTGCAAGAATCGACGCCGATTTGTCTGAAGTCCGGGTTACTTTTTATGAGCGGAAAGGGACTCAGCTCGGGGAAGCGATTCGACTTCCTCTGAAATAA
- a CDS encoding YdbH domain-containing protein has protein sequence MGFTGETIAIANNLSTNKMSHLQASSINKRRRHLNTWLLVLAGLLIAAGISLYIFRYPLLETLINDQLQKQGIPLQSISVLDISLNSLHLQDLTAGDNKELRVGKILVAWQLQDLLAGKPASVEISGLQWVLDLNGERFPSDSLQAMTSTTGRDVNIPWLPAFSLKDSAIHLHSSAGDLVVALAGDIKQDQPGTQAIRLGAEVSGSLGQTNVTLTAILDRQGNMRGKISVAEGILNLREAKISNFSGEVTFTAAAMRLQHIHTELTLSDIKLPGKMSEKPVSEQADKDSAAFLLPDTAIDQISVKGDIRGLPDSWVGQLDLGIVGGQSIIGSMDIRQISVSLPMQVILDQASWRIGLRNPGQVTLGKINSGTALRFQNPLRFSISKANLELVKNSQSLAVKQDIAIAPASFTMLIDQDKSPAIEAQIQPGKITLTGAFNTKQKYQGRFTISDAAVLLPQSQLQSQAISATLHLNDPETGTTADFTVGQLQHLAPEPLFAALSISGGIRNEAAAGKPVEYALNVAGGVPDLRYLKITGKHSPGSGNGMVKAEIVPLNFSSDRLQPNTLSPALSQLENVSGQISASAQFKWSNKGIHSSRGAFELRHVSFTQETAKISDLNASLNLENLLSPSSPPQQTITIRRIDFGIPVENLLVSYQIEAADPPRIALEKAQFSMMDGILSLAPAIINPAATHTDILIRANNIDLKPFFNLIQIDGLTGSGHLDGQIPLRLEDNQVMIRKGHLAAKAPGVLRFQSAKASQLLATAGEEMNLLLQAVQDFHYTELSLDLDKSAAHGLIAKLSLLGNNPEVKDGQVFRLNINLESDIDKILQTINQGYNLTHEILRSAFRRH, from the coding sequence ATGGGCTTTACCGGAGAAACCATTGCAATTGCCAATAATTTATCGACTAATAAAATGAGCCATTTGCAAGCCTCATCAATTAACAAGAGACGCAGACATCTCAACACTTGGCTTCTAGTTCTAGCAGGTCTTCTGATCGCCGCCGGAATTAGTCTTTATATATTTCGGTACCCCCTGTTAGAGACGCTTATCAACGATCAGCTACAAAAACAGGGGATTCCGCTGCAATCCATTTCAGTTCTCGATATTTCACTCAATTCCTTACACTTGCAGGATCTGACAGCAGGTGATAACAAGGAATTGCGTGTTGGAAAAATTCTGGTCGCTTGGCAACTGCAGGATCTGCTCGCCGGAAAACCGGCATCGGTTGAGATCAGCGGTTTGCAATGGGTGCTCGATTTGAACGGAGAACGCTTTCCTTCGGATTCTCTGCAAGCCATGACGTCAACGACTGGAAGAGATGTCAACATACCCTGGCTACCTGCCTTTTCTCTCAAGGATTCGGCGATTCATCTCCATTCGTCGGCGGGTGATTTGGTGGTTGCTTTGGCTGGCGACATCAAGCAAGACCAGCCGGGCACTCAGGCGATACGTCTCGGCGCCGAAGTCTCCGGTTCACTTGGTCAAACCAACGTAACGCTAACTGCGATTCTGGATAGGCAGGGTAACATGCGGGGCAAGATCTCCGTTGCAGAAGGCATACTGAACTTGCGTGAGGCAAAAATCTCCAATTTCTCGGGCGAAGTAACTTTTACAGCTGCGGCAATGCGGCTACAACACATCCACACAGAACTTACTTTATCCGATATTAAATTGCCGGGAAAAATGTCAGAGAAACCAGTCTCAGAACAAGCTGATAAAGACTCGGCAGCATTCCTATTGCCTGACACGGCCATTGATCAAATCAGTGTCAAAGGAGATATCCGCGGATTACCGGATTCCTGGGTAGGACAGCTCGATTTAGGTATCGTTGGCGGCCAATCGATCATTGGTTCTATGGATATCCGGCAGATATCTGTTTCCTTACCAATGCAAGTTATTCTCGATCAGGCTAGCTGGCGCATTGGACTGCGCAATCCGGGGCAGGTTACCTTGGGCAAGATTAACTCCGGCACTGCTTTGCGCTTCCAGAATCCTTTGAGGTTTTCAATTTCCAAAGCCAATCTGGAGTTGGTTAAGAATTCGCAGAGCTTGGCAGTTAAACAGGATATCGCTATAGCTCCCGCCAGTTTTACCATGCTGATTGATCAAGATAAATCTCCGGCCATTGAGGCACAGATTCAGCCAGGAAAAATAACTCTGACCGGAGCATTCAACACCAAACAGAAGTACCAGGGACGTTTTACTATCAGCGATGCAGCGGTATTGTTGCCGCAATCTCAACTACAATCGCAGGCTATCTCAGCCACGCTGCATCTGAATGACCCAGAAACCGGCACTACCGCTGATTTTACTGTCGGCCAATTGCAACATCTGGCACCCGAGCCGCTGTTCGCAGCGCTGTCCATTTCCGGCGGCATCCGGAATGAAGCCGCCGCAGGAAAACCAGTGGAGTATGCTTTAAACGTTGCGGGCGGCGTACCGGATTTACGCTATTTAAAAATCACCGGTAAGCATTCGCCCGGCAGCGGTAACGGGATGGTAAAAGCCGAGATTGTTCCGCTCAATTTCTCATCAGACCGCTTGCAGCCCAATACACTTTCCCCTGCTCTATCCCAGTTAGAAAATGTGAGCGGTCAGATCAGCGCGAGCGCGCAATTCAAATGGTCCAACAAGGGAATACATAGCAGTCGCGGTGCGTTTGAATTGCGCCATGTATCATTTACTCAAGAAACCGCCAAGATTAGCGATCTCAATGCATCACTCAATTTAGAGAACTTATTATCGCCCAGCAGCCCGCCGCAGCAGACCATCACGATCCGGCGCATTGATTTCGGCATACCGGTTGAGAATCTGCTGGTTTCCTACCAGATCGAGGCTGCTGATCCACCGCGTATCGCGCTTGAGAAAGCGCAATTTTCCATGATGGATGGCATCCTCTCATTAGCACCCGCGATCATTAACCCTGCCGCTACGCACACCGACATCCTGATCCGCGCGAACAACATTGATCTGAAGCCCTTTTTTAATTTGATTCAAATCGATGGTCTCACCGGAAGCGGGCATCTGGATGGTCAGATTCCGCTCCGCTTGGAAGATAATCAGGTTATGATAAGGAAAGGCCATTTAGCAGCAAAGGCACCGGGTGTTTTGCGCTTCCAATCCGCAAAAGCTTCACAACTGTTAGCCACCGCCGGTGAAGAGATGAACTTGTTACTGCAAGCTGTGCAGGATTTTCATTACACCGAGCTGTCACTGGATCTGGATAAATCGGCAGCACATGGTTTGATCGCCAAACTTTCCTTGCTGGGGAATAATCCTGAGGTTAAGGATGGGCAGGTTTTTCGCTTGAATATCAATTTGGAAAGTGATATCGACAAAATTCTGCAGACGATTAATCAAGGCTACAATTTAACCCATGAAATTCTGCGTAGCGCGTTCAGGCGTCATTAA
- a CDS encoding YnbE family lipoprotein, whose protein sequence is MRKIDRMTNTIRITVILILCGLVITACAPTVKLETPQEPITINLNIKLDADIRVKLEEEAKKDIAANPGIF, encoded by the coding sequence ATGCGCAAAATTGATCGAATGACAAATACGATACGCATCACAGTAATCCTGATCCTTTGCGGCCTGGTGATCACTGCGTGCGCACCGACAGTCAAGCTGGAAACACCACAGGAACCGATTACGATTAATCTCAATATCAAGCTGGATGCTGATATCCGGGTAAAACTTGAAGAAGAAGCCAAGAAAGATATCGCGGCCAACCCCGGCATTTTCTGA
- a CDS encoding YdbL family protein produces the protein MQRIPKMTVKNPLARISGSILLALALCTTPAWADALDDLRASGAIGETFEGYVVAREASARAEADAINAKRKAIYQEKAAAQGIDIEQVGKVYAAEIIRKVPAGTWIQVNGQWRKK, from the coding sequence ATGCAGCGTATTCCAAAAATGACAGTTAAAAACCCGCTAGCGCGGATCAGCGGCTCTATTTTGCTGGCTCTCGCACTCTGCACAACCCCGGCATGGGCTGATGCGCTCGATGATCTGCGCGCATCGGGTGCGATTGGAGAAACGTTCGAGGGCTATGTCGTGGCAAGAGAAGCGAGTGCTCGGGCAGAAGCCGATGCGATTAACGCCAAGCGCAAAGCAATTTACCAGGAAAAAGCCGCCGCACAGGGAATAGACATTGAGCAGGTAGGGAAAGTATATGCGGCAGAAATTATCCGGAAAGTTCCCGCAGGAACCTGGATTCAAGTCAATGGGCAATGGAGAAAGAAATAG
- a CDS encoding hemolysin-type calcium-binding protein encodes MTFHVFHINEVYSNANGTVQFIEFSGDANDQDEWAGHTITSTNGVTTNTYTIPTNLPSEATLNKTVLVATQGFADLGIVTPDYIIPNGFLFTTSGIVNFPGMVGGKITYATLPVDGIKSLNPDSSSGINSPQNFAGDTGTVPSNVFSGTDGPDNLVGTSGDDFILGADGQDTLNGTGGNDTLSGGLGVDTAIYNSNRANYSILGTSTGLSISGPDGNDTVSGIERFQFTDKNIAVDLNAGQAASNTVRIIGAAFDAPTIDEHPDYVGIGLNLFDSGQSILEVAQLVIGVLGNPSNGAFVDKVFQNVVGAAPSAADHDFYVGLLQGSGGSYTQAELLVLAANSDVNATNIDLVGLQQSGVVFA; translated from the coding sequence ATGACATTCCACGTATTCCACATTAACGAAGTCTATTCAAATGCTAATGGAACTGTTCAATTCATCGAATTTTCAGGAGATGCGAATGACCAGGACGAGTGGGCAGGACATACCATTACTTCGACCAATGGCGTTACCACTAACACATACACTATTCCTACGAATCTGCCTAGCGAAGCAACCCTCAACAAAACGGTACTGGTTGCGACCCAAGGGTTTGCGGATTTGGGTATTGTTACACCCGATTACATCATTCCGAATGGATTCCTATTTACCACCAGTGGCATCGTGAATTTTCCCGGAATGGTTGGAGGCAAGATAACCTACGCCACATTACCGGTTGATGGAATAAAGTCACTCAACCCTGACAGCTCCTCTGGAATCAATTCCCCCCAAAATTTTGCGGGTGATACCGGCACTGTACCCAGCAATGTGTTTTCTGGGACAGATGGTCCAGACAATTTGGTAGGTACATCAGGGGATGATTTTATCCTGGGTGCCGACGGTCAAGACACGCTGAATGGTACGGGAGGCAATGACACACTGAGCGGGGGCTTGGGTGTTGATACTGCAATCTACAACAGCAATCGTGCGAACTACTCGATTCTCGGAACAAGTACCGGTCTCAGCATTTCCGGGCCCGATGGTAACGATACAGTTTCCGGTATTGAGCGTTTTCAATTTACCGATAAAAATATTGCTGTTGATCTTAATGCCGGGCAAGCAGCCAGCAACACGGTTCGAATTATCGGCGCCGCGTTCGATGCGCCTACCATTGACGAACATCCGGATTATGTTGGTATCGGATTAAATCTGTTTGACTCCGGCCAGAGTATATTGGAAGTAGCGCAACTCGTGATCGGCGTGTTGGGTAATCCTAGTAATGGGGCTTTTGTGGATAAAGTCTTCCAGAACGTAGTGGGCGCAGCGCCTTCGGCTGCAGATCATGATTTTTATGTCGGATTGCTACAGGGCAGCGGCGGATCATATACGCAGGCGGAGCTGCTAGTACTTGCTGCTAATTCTGATGTCAATGCAACGAACATTGATCTTGTCGGGCTTCAGCAAAGCGGTGTAGTTTTCGCATAG
- a CDS encoding multifunctional CCA addition/repair protein codes for MKTYLVGGSVRDELLGLPVKDHDYVVVGASPEEMERLGYRPVGKDFPVFLHPQTHEQYALARTERKISLGYKGFEVFASPQVTLQEDLARRDLTINSIAKDETGNIIDPFNGVADLEAGILRHVSPAFSEDPVRILRAARFAARFGFRIAPETLALMSEMVHNGEVDALVPERVWQELARGLMEENPSRMFYVLRECGALTRILPEVDVLFGVPQPAHAHPEIDTGLHIMLAIDYAAVRNYSLPVRFATLTHDLGKGTTPPEEWPRHIGHEERSIDLTRNLCERIRIPKDSRDLALLVARYHGNVHRAEELKPSTLADILQAVDAYRKPGRFEEFLQACACDFHGRPGYATKAYVQAERFQQAYVAAKSVDAGAIAAELSQSFSDSTKLPLAINAKVREARIARIKAESI; via the coding sequence GTGAAGACTTATCTGGTGGGTGGTTCCGTGCGCGATGAACTGCTGGGGTTGCCCGTCAAAGATCATGATTATGTTGTTGTGGGTGCTTCGCCAGAGGAAATGGAGCGTTTAGGTTATCGTCCGGTCGGCAAGGATTTTCCGGTTTTTTTGCATCCGCAAACCCATGAGCAGTATGCATTGGCCCGTACCGAACGAAAAATTTCACTCGGGTATAAGGGATTTGAGGTGTTTGCCTCACCGCAAGTCACTTTGCAGGAAGATTTGGCGCGGCGTGACTTAACCATCAATTCGATTGCCAAAGACGAAACAGGCAATATCATCGACCCGTTTAACGGTGTCGCCGATTTGGAAGCTGGCATATTGCGCCATGTCAGTCCTGCATTTTCCGAAGATCCGGTACGTATTCTCAGAGCTGCGCGCTTTGCGGCGCGTTTCGGTTTTCGCATTGCACCGGAAACATTGGCGCTGATGAGTGAAATGGTGCATAACGGTGAAGTGGATGCGCTGGTACCTGAGCGCGTCTGGCAAGAGCTTGCGCGCGGACTGATGGAAGAAAATCCTTCACGAATGTTCTATGTGCTGCGCGAATGCGGTGCCCTGACGCGTATCTTGCCGGAGGTCGATGTGTTATTTGGAGTTCCACAACCGGCGCATGCCCACCCTGAAATCGATACCGGGCTGCACATCATGCTGGCCATTGATTACGCTGCAGTAAGGAATTATTCGTTGCCAGTGCGTTTTGCAACGCTGACGCATGATTTAGGTAAAGGCACGACACCGCCCGAGGAATGGCCGCGCCATATCGGTCATGAAGAGCGCAGCATTGATTTGACGCGGAATTTATGCGAACGCATCAGAATCCCCAAGGATTCCCGTGATCTTGCGTTACTGGTCGCCCGCTATCACGGTAATGTGCATCGGGCGGAAGAACTCAAGCCATCTACGCTAGCGGATATACTGCAAGCGGTTGATGCCTACCGGAAACCTGGGAGATTCGAAGAATTTTTACAAGCCTGTGCGTGTGATTTTCATGGACGTCCCGGTTATGCAACAAAAGCTTATGTTCAAGCTGAGCGGTTTCAGCAGGCCTATGTTGCAGCAAAAAGTGTAGACGCCGGTGCAATTGCAGCCGAATTAAGCCAGAGTTTTTCGGATTCCACAAAATTACCCCTGGCAATTAATGCGAAGGTACGCGAGGCGCGAATCGCCAGAATAAAAGCCGAATCAATCTAA